One window of Dyadobacter sandarakinus genomic DNA carries:
- a CDS encoding response regulator transcription factor — MKILVVEDEKGLAESIVDYLSREGFVCEVANTFWQADEKISLYQYDCTIVDLTLPDGDGFNIIQTLKKIAAATGIIIISARNTLEDKIRGLEIGSDDYMTKPFHLSELNARLKSLIRRRNFGGNNDMIWKEFRVQLQARKVFVGEKETVLSRKEYDLLLYFLANIDVVLTKESIAEHLWGDHMDSSDSLDMVYSHIKNLRRKIVEKGGKDYIQSIYGIGYKFTTP, encoded by the coding sequence ATGAAAATATTAGTAGTGGAAGACGAAAAGGGCCTTGCGGAAAGCATTGTGGACTACCTTTCAAGGGAGGGCTTTGTGTGTGAGGTCGCAAACACGTTCTGGCAGGCAGATGAGAAGATCAGCCTGTACCAGTACGACTGTACCATTGTAGACCTTACCTTGCCTGATGGTGACGGGTTTAACATCATCCAGACCCTGAAAAAGATTGCGGCGGCTACGGGGATAATCATTATTTCAGCACGTAACACATTGGAAGACAAGATCAGGGGCCTGGAAATCGGGTCCGATGATTACATGACCAAGCCTTTCCATTTGTCGGAGCTCAATGCGCGCCTCAAATCGCTCATCCGCCGCAGGAACTTTGGCGGGAATAATGATATGATCTGGAAGGAATTCAGGGTTCAGTTGCAGGCCAGGAAGGTTTTTGTGGGGGAAAAAGAGACAGTGCTCTCGCGGAAGGAATATGACTTACTGCTTTATTTTTTAGCCAATATTGATGTCGTACTGACCAAGGAATCGATTGCCGAGCATCTCTGGGGCGACCATATGGACTCTTCCGATTCGCTGGATATGGTGTATTCACACATCAAAAACCTGCGACGCAAGATCGTGGAAAAAGGAGGAAAAGACTACATACAGTCCATTTACGGAATCGGATACAAATTCACGACACCTTGA
- a CDS encoding TolC family protein, with protein MFRSILPKYPPGSYRRFRIRTFCLLLLLIAFFPCLKSSAQTVSLQQVLDEGTRNFPFLKSKQAEVRSAEQRVRSVKSDYLPSLIVQDQYTFSTNNSVAGAFLPNEGSALSPSGGIRPDNIYTGVFGSFTTLMVDWKVFNFGKIKANVKSAKAEVSRSQADFDNELFQHQVRTIDAYLLLLINQKLVEAQRQNLQRALVFKRVTDAAVSSGMRPGVDSSLAAAEYAKARLLLLESQRTEKAQRLRLSELTGELRDSIQVDTLDFYSRLPASTLGETSFLKNPALRLAQTQIDASQARSLAIRRAFLPSVSIVGAGWARGSGVSNRDDSFRTDFASGVNYQVYNYLIGISTRWNLTSIVRVRNDYKSEQFQAERFKAIYQTQKLQLDRQAREADMQLQLSLEQARLTPVQLGAARRAFGQAEARYQSGMTDLFTLAQSVNTLNRAEIDRFITNGNVWRSLLMKAAAAGDLSMFLNEAER; from the coding sequence ATGTTTCGTTCAATTCTTCCGAAATATCCGCCCGGCAGTTACCGGCGTTTTCGTATCAGGACGTTCTGCTTATTGCTCCTGCTGATTGCTTTTTTTCCCTGTTTAAAGAGCAGTGCCCAGACCGTCAGCCTGCAGCAGGTGCTGGATGAAGGTACGCGCAACTTTCCTTTCCTAAAATCCAAACAGGCCGAAGTACGCAGTGCCGAGCAGCGCGTCAGATCCGTCAAATCCGATTACCTGCCCTCCCTGATCGTTCAGGATCAGTACACCTTTTCCACCAATAACAGTGTTGCCGGTGCTTTTCTTCCCAATGAAGGAAGTGCCCTGTCGCCTTCCGGCGGGATCAGGCCTGACAACATTTATACAGGTGTTTTCGGCAGCTTTACTACCCTGATGGTCGATTGGAAGGTTTTTAATTTTGGTAAAATAAAAGCAAATGTAAAATCTGCCAAAGCCGAGGTAAGCCGCAGTCAGGCTGATTTCGACAATGAGCTCTTTCAGCATCAGGTCAGGACCATAGATGCCTACCTGCTTCTGCTGATCAATCAGAAACTGGTGGAAGCCCAGCGGCAGAACCTTCAGAGAGCCTTGGTCTTCAAACGTGTCACGGATGCTGCGGTAAGCTCAGGCATGCGCCCGGGAGTAGACAGCTCCCTCGCCGCCGCCGAATATGCCAAAGCCCGGCTGCTGCTGCTGGAAAGTCAGCGGACTGAAAAAGCACAGCGGCTAAGGCTTTCCGAACTGACCGGCGAGCTCCGCGACAGCATTCAGGTGGATACGCTCGATTTTTATTCCAGATTGCCGGCATCTACTTTGGGTGAAACTTCTTTTTTGAAAAACCCTGCATTGCGCCTGGCCCAGACGCAGATTGATGCCTCGCAAGCCAGGAGCCTGGCCATCCGGCGCGCATTCCTGCCATCTGTTTCCATTGTAGGTGCAGGCTGGGCTCGCGGATCGGGCGTGTCCAACCGCGACGACAGCTTCCGTACCGACTTTGCCAGCGGCGTCAACTACCAGGTTTATAACTACCTCATCGGTATTTCCACCCGCTGGAACCTGACTTCCATCGTGCGCGTCCGCAATGATTATAAAAGCGAGCAGTTCCAGGCGGAACGCTTCAAGGCTATTTACCAGACACAAAAACTTCAGCTGGACCGGCAGGCGCGTGAAGCTGACATGCAGTTACAGCTCAGCCTCGAACAGGCCCGGCTCACGCCCGTGCAGCTCGGCGCTGCCCGGCGGGCTTTCGGGCAGGCGGAGGCACGTTACCAAAGCGGCATGACCGATCTCTTTACACTGGCGCAAAGTGTCAATACACTCAACAGGGCAGAAATTGACCGTTTTATCACCAACGGAAACGTTTGGCGCTCACTGCTGATGAAAGCCGCGGCGGCGGGTGATCTTTCGATGTTTTTGAACGAGGCGGAGCGGTAG
- a CDS encoding sensor histidine kinase — protein MKLLEKTSRIYLIVSLITYLAAGFAFYWLIKYMIYDEVESRLMVEKRDFETYVRSHDTWSNNSYFVENKIEVVPVYGTYSKQVTFTDTLIYDRYQEDMDPFRQLTFNTIIGGAPFKVEIRKSMIETYKLIEAISAVMVTFLALLMIIMFFFQRSLSGKLWRPFYDALSRIKDFDWTKDKKLELAPSEITEFNELRDVMVKMAFKMQHDYKSLREFTENASHEIQTPLALINARVEQFIQAKNLDQEHTYWIEEIYHAARRMSRLHQGLLLLAKIENQQFTAQEELNLSELARSKAGDFEDILSHKQIRVEFRHKGDFLKTMSPALADILLTNLISNAIRHNRPEGRIEITADAESLQISNTGAPLKVDPERLFERFKKDSAVAESLGLGLAIVKQICDNYGLQIRYENAGSLHSIHITLRGS, from the coding sequence TTGAAGCTGCTCGAAAAAACCAGCCGTATTTACCTCATTGTTTCGCTGATCACCTACCTGGCAGCGGGCTTCGCTTTTTACTGGCTGATCAAATACATGATCTACGACGAGGTCGAAAGCCGCCTGATGGTCGAAAAACGGGATTTTGAAACCTATGTGCGAAGTCACGATACCTGGTCAAACAACAGTTATTTTGTAGAAAACAAGATTGAGGTTGTGCCGGTATATGGCACTTACAGCAAGCAGGTTACCTTTACGGATACGCTCATTTACGACCGGTACCAGGAGGATATGGATCCATTCCGCCAGCTGACCTTCAATACCATCATCGGCGGAGCACCTTTTAAGGTAGAAATACGTAAGTCGATGATCGAAACCTATAAGCTGATTGAGGCGATTTCGGCGGTAATGGTTACTTTTCTTGCGCTGCTGATGATCATCATGTTCTTTTTTCAGCGTAGTCTTTCGGGTAAATTGTGGCGGCCGTTTTATGATGCATTGTCCCGCATCAAGGATTTTGACTGGACAAAAGATAAGAAGCTGGAACTCGCCCCGAGCGAGATTACGGAGTTCAACGAGCTTCGGGATGTAATGGTCAAAATGGCTTTCAAAATGCAGCACGACTATAAAAGTCTGCGCGAATTCACTGAAAATGCCTCCCACGAAATCCAGACGCCCCTTGCCCTGATCAATGCCAGGGTGGAACAATTTATACAGGCCAAAAACCTGGATCAGGAGCATACCTACTGGATCGAGGAAATTTACCATGCCGCACGCCGTATGTCGCGGCTCCACCAGGGACTGCTGCTGCTTGCCAAAATTGAAAATCAGCAGTTTACGGCTCAGGAGGAGCTCAACCTGTCGGAGCTTGCTCGTAGTAAAGCCGGCGATTTCGAGGATATTTTATCTCACAAACAAATCCGGGTTGAGTTCCGGCACAAGGGTGATTTTCTGAAAACCATGTCGCCCGCGCTGGCTGATATCCTGCTCACCAACCTGATCAGCAATGCCATCAGGCATAACCGGCCAGAAGGCCGGATCGAGATCACAGCTGATGCCGAGTCTCTGCAAATCAGCAATACAGGAGCACCGCTGAAGGTTGATCCTGAGCGATTATTTGAACGTTTCAAAAAAGATTCTGCTGTCGCCGAGTCGCTCGGACTTGGGCTGGCTATCGTCAAGCAGATCTGTGATAATTACGGATTGCAGATCCGGTACGAAAATGCGGGTTCCCTGCATAGTATCCATATTACCCTGCGCGGCAGCTAA
- a CDS encoding FAD-binding and (Fe-S)-binding domain-containing protein has translation MSRITPLQFNALRSQFEGELYFDDSTLHAAQKAVYATDASVYQEMPAAVALPRSEADLRKLITFARERKVTLIPRAAGTSLAGQVVGSGIVVDISKHFGKLLEVNAAEKWARVQPGIIRDDLNKHLAPYGLLFGPETSTANRAMIGGMIGNNSCGLHSITWGDTRGNLLEVKALLSDGTVATFRNEPVAEYISGMSSSKDKGQREQAVRAGMFGLVSNPVDQALIRKKFPKATVTRRNSGYALDALVGKFEEGNINLCHLIAGSEGTLCFVLEAKIALVDVPPAAVGVVCVHTSSVAEALHANRVAMQFRPKASELVDKYIMDFTKDHTVYSHNRFFMQGDPAAMLMVEFWGEEQAVVTGQAERLTAALQAENLGYAYPLLFGDDAAKAWDIRKAGLGLIRNLPGDTQPVNLIEDCAVAPEDLPAYIAELEQLLRKHDLHASYYAHAGAGELHVEPMINLKTTDGKALFRQVLAETAALVRKYDGALSGEHGDGRLRGEFIPYMMGEEVYEMFRQVKRIWDPEGIFNAGKIVDTPPMNEFLRYEQDKVQPVIPTTFDFSKQEGMLRLAEKCSGSGDCRKTQLTGGTMCPSYMATGRERDTTRARANILRQYLTAPSVRNEPAPTQEMVKEILDLCISCKGCKSECPSSVDIGKMKAEFTQQYYETHGVPVRSRLIANFSKQMKMASLAPWAFNGIFGNTALRKVANKIAGFHPERSMPFLHSETLEQWWKRRSREKGGMEEGSRGDRRRVYLFCDEFTNYNDVEIGKTAVQLLEKLGYEVIIPEHTESGRSYLSKGFVKEAQKLAIKNVELLQDIITHDTPLIGIEPSAVLSFRDEYLDLVPQHLQAGARRIADHALLFEEFIAREIDDKRIDRSIFTQKKQHIKLHGHCHQKALSTLTASKKALSLPVNYQVQLIPSGCCGMAGSFGYEAEHYDVSMQIGELVLFPAVRQQPEDVIIAASGTSCRHQIKDGTGRKSKHPVEILWDALLR, from the coding sequence ATGAGCCGCATCACCCCGTTACAATTTAATGCCCTGCGTTCACAGTTTGAAGGTGAGCTGTATTTTGATGATTCAACCCTTCATGCCGCCCAGAAGGCGGTTTATGCTACCGACGCTTCTGTGTACCAGGAGATGCCCGCAGCCGTGGCACTGCCCCGCAGCGAAGCGGATCTGCGCAAACTGATCACCTTTGCGCGTGAGCGAAAGGTCACCCTCATTCCCCGAGCGGCCGGCACTTCGCTGGCAGGGCAGGTAGTAGGTAGCGGCATTGTAGTAGATATTTCAAAGCATTTCGGTAAGCTGCTGGAAGTCAATGCGGCAGAAAAGTGGGCGCGGGTGCAGCCTGGCATCATCCGCGATGATCTTAACAAACATCTTGCGCCCTATGGTTTGCTTTTCGGTCCCGAAACATCTACGGCCAACCGGGCAATGATCGGTGGAATGATCGGCAACAATTCCTGCGGGCTGCATTCCATTACCTGGGGTGATACGCGCGGGAACCTGCTGGAAGTAAAAGCATTGCTCTCGGATGGTACCGTGGCGACATTCCGGAATGAGCCGGTCGCTGAGTATATCTCGGGCATGAGCAGCAGCAAAGACAAAGGTCAGCGCGAGCAGGCTGTCCGGGCAGGCATGTTCGGGCTCGTGTCCAACCCGGTAGACCAGGCGTTAATCCGCAAAAAGTTTCCCAAGGCAACGGTCACCCGCCGCAATTCGGGCTACGCGCTGGATGCCCTGGTCGGTAAGTTTGAAGAAGGCAATATCAACCTTTGCCATCTCATAGCCGGTTCGGAAGGCACATTGTGCTTTGTACTGGAAGCAAAGATTGCACTCGTCGATGTACCTCCTGCGGCAGTCGGTGTGGTTTGCGTCCATACCTCGTCCGTGGCTGAGGCGCTGCATGCCAACAGGGTGGCCATGCAGTTCAGGCCCAAAGCTTCCGAGCTCGTAGACAAGTACATCATGGATTTTACCAAAGACCATACCGTATATTCCCACAACCGTTTCTTCATGCAGGGCGACCCGGCTGCCATGCTGATGGTCGAGTTCTGGGGAGAGGAGCAGGCAGTAGTTACCGGGCAGGCTGAGCGACTTACAGCTGCATTGCAGGCTGAAAACCTGGGCTATGCCTACCCGCTGTTGTTCGGGGATGATGCAGCCAAAGCCTGGGACATTCGCAAAGCCGGACTCGGGCTGATCCGGAACCTGCCGGGCGATACCCAGCCTGTAAATCTCATTGAAGACTGTGCGGTAGCCCCGGAAGATCTGCCTGCGTACATTGCCGAGCTTGAACAACTTCTGAGAAAACACGACCTCCATGCTTCCTATTATGCCCATGCGGGAGCGGGTGAGCTGCATGTGGAGCCCATGATCAACCTCAAAACCACCGACGGAAAGGCACTTTTCAGACAGGTACTGGCCGAAACTGCGGCTTTGGTGAGGAAATATGACGGGGCATTGTCCGGGGAGCACGGCGACGGGCGGCTCCGGGGTGAATTTATCCCTTATATGATGGGGGAGGAAGTGTATGAAATGTTCAGGCAGGTCAAACGGATCTGGGACCCGGAAGGTATTTTCAACGCGGGCAAAATTGTGGATACGCCGCCTATGAATGAGTTTTTGCGGTATGAGCAGGACAAGGTACAGCCAGTGATTCCTACCACCTTTGACTTTTCGAAGCAGGAAGGAATGCTCCGGCTGGCTGAGAAATGCAGCGGCTCAGGCGACTGCCGCAAAACCCAGCTGACCGGCGGTACCATGTGCCCGAGCTATATGGCCACAGGCCGTGAGCGTGATACTACCCGCGCCCGTGCCAATATTTTACGCCAATACCTGACCGCGCCATCGGTAAGAAACGAACCCGCACCGACGCAGGAGATGGTCAAAGAAATTCTGGACCTGTGCATTTCCTGCAAAGGCTGCAAGTCGGAGTGCCCTTCGAGCGTGGACATCGGCAAGATGAAGGCGGAGTTTACCCAGCAGTATTACGAAACACACGGTGTACCGGTCCGAAGCCGGCTGATTGCCAATTTTTCAAAACAAATGAAAATGGCTTCCCTTGCACCGTGGGCATTTAATGGGATATTCGGCAATACCGCTTTACGGAAAGTTGCCAACAAAATAGCCGGTTTCCATCCTGAAAGGTCTATGCCTTTTTTGCATTCGGAGACTTTGGAGCAGTGGTGGAAGAGGAGGAGTAGGGAAAAGGGAGGAATGGAGGAAGGGAGTAGGGGGGATAGGAGGAGGGTTTATTTGTTTTGTGACGAGTTTACCAATTATAATGATGTTGAAATTGGTAAAACGGCCGTGCAGCTGCTTGAAAAGCTGGGCTATGAGGTGATCATACCGGAACATACCGAATCGGGACGTTCGTACCTTTCCAAGGGTTTTGTAAAAGAGGCACAGAAGCTGGCGATCAAAAATGTAGAGCTGTTGCAGGATATCATCACACACGATACGCCGCTGATCGGCATTGAGCCAAGTGCTGTTTTGTCTTTCCGGGACGAGTACCTCGACCTGGTACCGCAGCATCTGCAGGCGGGTGCCCGCCGCATTGCAGACCATGCATTGCTTTTTGAGGAGTTTATCGCCCGTGAAATAGATGACAAGCGTATTGACCGCTCTATATTTACACAAAAAAAGCAGCATATCAAGCTGCACGGACATTGTCACCAGAAAGCATTATCAACACTTACCGCTTCGAAAAAAGCATTATCGCTGCCTGTCAACTACCAGGTACAGTTAATCCCCTCGGGCTGCTGCGGTATGGCAGGTTCATTCGGGTATGAGGCCGAGCACTACGATGTTTCCATGCAGATCGGTGAGCTGGTACTGTTTCCTGCGGTCCGGCAGCAGCCCGAAGATGTTATTATCGCAGCTTCGGGGACCAGTTGCCGCCATCAGATTAAAGATGGGACAGGACGTAAATCGAAACATCCTGTCGAGATCTTGTGGGATGCGCTGCTCCGGTAA
- the thrA gene encoding bifunctional aspartate kinase/homoserine dehydrogenase I, whose protein sequence is MKVLKFGGTSVGTADSIRTVIGIIENNLTSGEQIAVVFSAMGGVTNRLIEIGKMAAAGNTEYIEFLKGVEERHFAVVRSLIPVKNQSSTFAAVRGLFNELEDILRGVSWIKELSERTLDLVMSFGERLSTLVITEILKSRNVHAEFCDARQIIHTNATYGMGDVNFEITNRQILEHFAKTAALQCVTGFIASTAEGITTTLGRGGSDYTASIIAAALDAEVIEIWTDVDGMMTADPRKVANAFTIPSISYAEAMELSHFGAKVIYPPSLQPAFAKNITLKVLNTFNVNFEGTFVQKAANGKDYAITGISSIDEIVLVNIQGSGMIGVAGISGRLFTALSNNAISVILISQASSEHSICFSIDPKNAVKAREVLEKEFAVEIGLGHIDHIAIEKSLSIIAIVGEGMKKSTGVSGKLFSVLGKNGINVVATAQGSSELNISVVIAKSDLSKALNAIHGVFFQSETRSLNLFIVGVGLIGGTLLEQVRNQAGYLREEKLLNLNIAGLTNTKKMLLAPEGIKPEGWRDRVMDEGVKTSLPAFVQRIIELNLPNSVFIDCTSDKDIVQYYHVLLDASISVVTPNKVANSGSYSEYISLQRTALQRGVKFLYETNVGAGLPIINTIQGLIASGDKFLKIEAILSGTLSYIFNNFGPGVRFADVVREAKAKGFTEPDPRDDLSGADVGRKILILAREVGVPLEPEEIRIAKILPENCLAAATVDAFFAELEISDSYFAGIQAEAEARGEKLRYIATLENGRASIELKTVGPQHPFYTLSGSDNIVSFTTERYKDRPLVIKGPGAGAEVTASGVFADIMSISSYLG, encoded by the coding sequence ATGAAGGTTCTTAAATTTGGTGGCACCTCAGTCGGAACGGCCGACAGCATCAGGACGGTGATCGGTATTATTGAAAATAACCTCACGTCCGGTGAGCAGATCGCCGTGGTATTTTCAGCCATGGGCGGCGTCACGAACCGCCTGATCGAAATTGGCAAAATGGCCGCTGCCGGCAATACCGAGTACATCGAGTTCCTGAAAGGCGTTGAGGAGCGCCACTTTGCCGTAGTACGCAGCCTCATCCCTGTTAAAAATCAGAGCAGCACATTTGCAGCCGTCAGGGGGCTTTTCAATGAGCTGGAAGATATTCTCCGCGGTGTTTCGTGGATCAAAGAGCTTTCCGAACGTACGCTCGACCTGGTCATGAGCTTTGGAGAGCGGCTGTCGACCCTGGTGATTACGGAAATCCTGAAAAGCCGCAATGTGCATGCCGAGTTCTGTGATGCACGCCAGATCATTCATACCAATGCTACATACGGCATGGGCGACGTCAACTTTGAGATTACCAACCGCCAGATCCTTGAACATTTTGCAAAAACAGCTGCATTGCAATGTGTAACCGGGTTTATCGCCTCCACAGCCGAAGGTATCACCACCACGCTTGGCCGCGGCGGCTCGGATTATACGGCTTCCATCATCGCAGCTGCGCTTGATGCGGAGGTGATCGAAATATGGACGGATGTGGACGGGATGATGACGGCGGATCCGCGCAAGGTGGCCAATGCATTCACGATTCCCTCCATTTCGTATGCAGAAGCTATGGAACTGTCGCATTTTGGCGCAAAGGTGATTTATCCGCCAAGTCTGCAGCCTGCATTTGCCAAAAATATCACACTCAAAGTACTGAATACCTTTAATGTAAACTTTGAGGGAACATTTGTACAAAAAGCGGCAAATGGAAAAGATTACGCCATCACGGGGATTTCGTCCATTGATGAGATCGTGCTGGTCAATATCCAGGGTAGCGGGATGATCGGTGTGGCCGGTATTTCGGGCCGGCTGTTTACGGCTTTGTCCAACAATGCGATCAGTGTCATCCTCATTTCACAGGCATCCTCAGAGCATTCGATCTGTTTTTCCATTGATCCGAAAAATGCTGTAAAAGCCCGCGAAGTGCTTGAAAAAGAGTTTGCCGTGGAGATCGGGCTCGGGCACATTGATCATATTGCCATTGAAAAAAGCCTTTCCATTATCGCGATCGTGGGTGAAGGCATGAAAAAGAGCACCGGGGTTTCGGGCAAGCTGTTTTCTGTTTTGGGTAAAAACGGGATCAACGTGGTGGCTACGGCACAAGGCTCTTCGGAGCTGAACATTTCCGTAGTAATCGCAAAAAGTGACCTTTCCAAAGCGCTCAATGCAATTCACGGCGTCTTTTTCCAGTCGGAAACACGCTCGCTGAACCTTTTTATCGTGGGCGTGGGACTGATTGGCGGTACCCTGCTTGAACAGGTAAGAAACCAGGCCGGATACCTGCGGGAGGAAAAGCTCCTTAACCTGAATATCGCCGGTCTTACCAATACCAAGAAAATGCTGCTGGCACCGGAAGGTATCAAGCCCGAAGGCTGGCGCGACCGGGTCATGGATGAAGGCGTAAAAACCAGTCTCCCGGCATTTGTACAGCGCATTATCGAGCTCAACCTGCCCAACAGTGTTTTCATCGATTGTACTTCGGACAAAGACATTGTACAGTACTACCACGTGCTCCTCGATGCGAGCATTTCGGTGGTGACACCCAATAAAGTGGCCAATTCGGGCTCCTACTCGGAGTATATTTCATTGCAGCGCACGGCTTTGCAGCGGGGTGTCAAATTTTTGTACGAGACGAATGTAGGGGCGGGTCTGCCAATCATCAATACCATCCAGGGACTGATTGCCAGCGGCGACAAGTTCCTTAAAATCGAGGCGATCCTTTCAGGCACGCTATCCTATATTTTCAACAACTTCGGGCCGGGTGTCAGGTTTGCGGACGTTGTGCGCGAAGCCAAGGCCAAAGGATTTACCGAGCCCGACCCGCGCGATGACCTGAGCGGAGCCGACGTCGGCCGGAAAATACTGATCCTTGCCCGGGAAGTAGGCGTCCCCCTGGAACCCGAAGAAATCAGGATTGCGAAAATTTTGCCTGAAAACTGTCTGGCAGCAGCTACTGTGGATGCATTTTTTGCAGAACTGGAGATTTCGGACAGCTATTTTGCCGGAATACAGGCCGAGGCCGAAGCCAGGGGTGAAAAGCTCAGGTACATTGCCACGCTTGAAAACGGCAGGGCCAGTATTGAGCTGAAAACCGTAGGGCCGCAGCATCCTTTTTACACACTTTCAGGCAGCGATAACATTGTGTCCTTTACCACGGAGCGCTACAAAGACCGCCCGCTGGTGATCAAAGGCCCCGGCGCCGGCGCCGAGGTGACAGCATCCGGCGTGTTTGCGGATATTATGAGCATTAGTAGCTATTTGGGGTGA